A region of the Candidatus Thermoplasmatota archaeon genome:
AGAATTGGCCGTACCGCAAGAGCAGGAGCTAAGGGCACTGCATATTCCCTGTGCGCAAGCCATGAACGGGATGCCTTGAGAGAGATCGAGAGCCTAATAAGAATGAAGATCGAAGTAATGTCTCATTCATTTCATTCTGACACTGCAAGAAATGCTGTTGGCGCTGCTGCAAGACCACCGCCAAAACAACAAAGAGGTCAAAGAAGGTCAAATATGAATAGACAGGATAAGAGACATTTTCGGTCGAGATAGAATGTCTAGAATTCTTTGTTCAGGAAGAACCCTTATCTCCTGCTGAAGAATGGATGGAAATTGGATAGGGGACACTTCAACATAGAGGTCTTTTCCGACGGAGGGAAGAACTTGGACTGTCTGTGCGAGAATGCCACGGTGCTCAAGAAATAACTATGCGAAACGCAATGCCGCCACGCGATGTCCGTCAGCGAACCTAAGACCAGCGTGCGACCGGCGAAACGCGAGGACATACCGGCTATAGTCATGGTCTGGCGTACCTCTGTCAGCGGCGAGGAGGTCGCTGGATTTGGTACTTCCGTCACCGTGTCCATCTTCGGGGATGTAGATAGGCTCTCGTCTGCATGGATTGAACCGAATCTAGTGAACTCCGATGAGATCCTGGTCGCCGAGATTGACGGTCGAGTCGTGGGCTGCGTCGAGATTGAGGAGAGGGGCGATGAATTGGAGCTCGTGAACATAGACGTGCAACGAGAACTGCAATGTCAGGGAACAGGAACGCAACTCGTCCGATACGTGGAGGAGCTCGCCCAAATGCGGGGAAAGCAAGCGGTGACGCTCGGAACGAGTAGGAACTCGGCCGGCGTACCCTGGAAGTCGTTGCCGTGGTGGCAGGCTCGCGGCTACCGGATCACACACGAGGAGGAGAACGCCTGGACCAAATCAATCGGACCCGGGGTTCGAGAGATTAGGATGCGAAAGGATCTTCGCTAGGGATGCCATCGCCTTTCCTCCCCTATGGTCGTCTTCGAGGCGTGGCTCAAAACCCTCTTCTTTTCCTGTTCGGCTTCAGTAGCTTGACAACTTTCCGGAACGGTCGAGCAATAGCTTCATTCCGCGCCTGCCGCTCTTTCTCCTTCTGCCTTTCGCAATCCTCTTCCAGCTTTCTGCGCGCCTCAACCTCCCTTTTGACAACGTACGCGCAGTTGCCTGCCTTATTGTGGATCGTAGTGCCGTAGAAGCGCATCACAGTCCAACCGAACTGTGTTTTCAGTTTCCAGTCCCGTTTGCGGTCGTGATCTCGTCGGTCTCCACTATGGTACGCGATACCGTCTGCTTCTATTGCTAGCTTGACGTCAGGGAAGGCGAAGTCCACCGTATACCAGTCTATGCGGAATTGAGGCGTCGGGGACAGCCCCTCCTTACGCATCGCCTGATAAAGCTCATACTCGATCGGAGACATCGCGACCTCTCCGGCCTCCGTCCCAACCCGGATTGATTCAGGCCGAGCTTCGGCTTCCTTCAGAATGCGACCGTGGGTCCTCCTCTTCTTATCCTCCTTTATGATCTGTTTGGCTATGGAACGACCGACGGAATAGCGGCTCATTTCACTCCGTTCACGGAGATATGCATGCCCTCTTAATAACCATCATCCCAGAAGCAGGCCGTCTAGTACTTTCCAAACCCTCGATTGGAATCTTACGTTCTAGCCCGTATAAATCCCCGGTCGCTCGCTATTGTCTCCTCATGAGCGAAGAAACCGAGCTCCCAAAGGCCCTCTCCGACCCGATGAACACATTCCTCGATCTGAACGAGTACATGCTCGATGGCATAGACCATCTGCGCTATGTGCTCGCCTACTCCCTCTGGTTCGGGGCGCTCATCTCCATAGCGTCCATAGGGGCGTTCGGGTGGTACCTGGTCGAGGACGGCCTCTCCTGGCTTCACCTGGCGCTCGCCGTCGTCGCTCTCTGCTCCGTGATGGCGGTCTACTGGTCACGTCTCGAGCGCCCTTTCATCGACGAC
Encoded here:
- a CDS encoding ATP-dependent helicase, which codes for RIGRTARAGAKGTAYSLCASHERDALREIESLIRMKIEVMSHSFHSDTARNAVGAAARPPPKQQRGQRRSNMNRQDKRHFRSR
- a CDS encoding GNAT family N-acetyltransferase; translated protein: MSVSEPKTSVRPAKREDIPAIVMVWRTSVSGEEVAGFGTSVTVSIFGDVDRLSSAWIEPNLVNSDEILVAEIDGRVVGCVEIEERGDELELVNIDVQRELQCQGTGTQLVRYVEELAQMRGKQAVTLGTSRNSAGVPWKSLPWWQARGYRITHEEENAWTKSIGPGVREIRMRKDLR
- a CDS encoding endonuclease domain-containing protein → MSRYSVGRSIAKQIIKEDKKRRTHGRILKEAEARPESIRVGTEAGEVAMSPIEYELYQAMRKEGLSPTPQFRIDWYTVDFAFPDVKLAIEADGIAYHSGDRRDHDRKRDWKLKTQFGWTVMRFYGTTIHNKAGNCAYVVKREVEARRKLEEDCERQKEKERQARNEAIARPFRKVVKLLKPNRKRRGF